The proteins below come from a single Serratia ficaria genomic window:
- a CDS encoding beta-N-acetylhexosaminidase: MRRPFRYTLLASSLWFSCGVLAQPAGELPLMPWPQQVEPAQPAGRLALDHRLSLSLQGDDLGDALPRWRQRIELQTGWTLAPQAESAGGAAIDIVIKDKVAAQPLPGSDESYRLTVAPQGVTLTANTRFGALRGMETLLQLLQTDGENTFLPLVNITDVPRFPWRGVLLDSVRHFLPVTDILRQLDGMAAAKLNVFHWHLTDDQGWRFASQRYPKLQRLASDGQFYSREQMRQVVAYATARGIRVVPEIDLPGHAASIAVAYPALMSAPGPYRMERQWGVHKPTLDPTRDEVYRFVETIIGELAAIFPDPYLHIGGDEVDASQWKASPSIQAFMRRHQLADTHALQAYFNQRLEKILEKHQRQMVGWDEIYHPSLPRSIVIQSWQGQDSLGASAQDGYQGILSTGFYVDQPQSTAYHYRNEILPQPLGVETAVQPGEQAQSWRFSMPRLKGSAVAGSFTLIEGRQGWRGFIDFDGKSRRALHDIVWRTPQQVSFRLDTWMGDTRPVFTLQQDKLSGYTLVGNVRYPTSGSKLAAVPPGKAPVLPGEKRQANILGGEAALWAENVRAPLLDLKLWPRGFAVAERLWSAKDVTDESNMYRRLAAIDAWSVVSVGLQQHAETAREFTRLANSVEIAPLQILAEALEPAQYYTRQHLKFKAGNYHQFEPLNRFADALPPESNAVREMGQQVAALLRDKNNRAAAQALRERLLRWQLNGAPAKTSIAGNRVMQALAPVAQDVGALSTLGLMLLERYRQGKPLSGAEAEQAQRQLDAAAQVRDEVVIAAVYPLEALLRGLRAE, encoded by the coding sequence CATCGTTATGGTTTTCTTGCGGCGTGCTGGCGCAGCCGGCCGGCGAGCTGCCGCTGATGCCCTGGCCGCAGCAGGTTGAGCCGGCTCAACCGGCGGGCAGGCTGGCGCTGGATCACCGGCTGTCGTTAAGCCTGCAGGGCGACGACCTGGGCGACGCGCTGCCGCGCTGGCGCCAGCGCATCGAACTGCAAACCGGCTGGACCCTGGCGCCGCAGGCGGAAAGCGCCGGGGGCGCGGCCATCGACATCGTCATCAAAGACAAAGTGGCGGCGCAGCCGCTGCCGGGCAGCGACGAGAGCTACCGGCTGACGGTCGCCCCGCAGGGGGTTACCCTCACCGCCAACACCCGCTTCGGCGCGCTGCGCGGCATGGAAACCCTGCTGCAGCTGCTGCAGACCGACGGAGAAAACACCTTCCTGCCGCTGGTGAACATCACCGACGTGCCGCGTTTCCCGTGGCGCGGCGTGCTGCTGGATTCGGTGCGCCATTTCCTGCCGGTGACGGATATTTTGCGCCAGCTCGACGGCATGGCGGCGGCCAAGCTCAACGTCTTCCACTGGCACCTGACCGACGATCAGGGTTGGCGCTTCGCCTCGCAGCGTTACCCCAAACTGCAACGGCTGGCCAGCGACGGCCAGTTCTATAGCCGCGAGCAGATGCGGCAGGTGGTGGCCTACGCCACGGCGCGCGGCATCCGCGTGGTGCCGGAGATCGACCTGCCGGGGCACGCCGCGAGCATCGCGGTGGCCTACCCGGCGCTGATGAGCGCGCCGGGGCCGTACCGCATGGAGCGCCAGTGGGGCGTACACAAGCCGACGCTCGATCCGACCCGCGACGAGGTTTATCGGTTTGTCGAGACGATCATCGGCGAACTGGCGGCGATCTTCCCGGATCCTTATCTGCATATCGGCGGCGATGAGGTCGACGCCAGCCAGTGGAAAGCGTCGCCGTCCATTCAGGCGTTCATGCGGCGACATCAGCTGGCGGATACCCACGCGCTGCAGGCCTACTTCAACCAGCGGCTGGAAAAAATCCTCGAGAAGCACCAGCGGCAGATGGTCGGCTGGGACGAGATTTATCACCCGTCGCTGCCGCGTTCGATCGTGATCCAGTCCTGGCAGGGACAGGATTCGCTCGGCGCCAGCGCGCAGGACGGCTATCAGGGCATTCTGTCGACCGGTTTCTACGTCGACCAGCCGCAGAGCACCGCCTATCACTACCGCAATGAAATCCTGCCGCAGCCGTTGGGGGTGGAAACCGCGGTACAGCCCGGCGAGCAGGCGCAGAGCTGGCGGTTCAGCATGCCGCGCCTGAAGGGCAGCGCGGTGGCGGGCAGCTTTACCCTGATCGAGGGCCGGCAGGGCTGGCGCGGTTTTATCGACTTCGACGGCAAGTCGCGCCGCGCGCTGCACGACATCGTCTGGCGCACGCCGCAGCAGGTCAGCTTCCGTCTCGACACCTGGATGGGCGACACGCGGCCGGTATTCACCCTGCAGCAGGATAAGCTCAGCGGCTACACGCTGGTCGGCAACGTGCGTTACCCCACCAGCGGCAGCAAATTGGCGGCTGTCCCGCCGGGCAAAGCGCCGGTGTTGCCGGGCGAGAAGCGGCAGGCCAATATTCTCGGCGGCGAGGCGGCGCTGTGGGCGGAAAACGTTCGCGCGCCGCTGCTCGATCTCAAGCTGTGGCCGCGCGGCTTTGCGGTGGCGGAGCGGCTGTGGTCGGCTAAAGACGTCACCGACGAAAGCAACATGTACCGGCGGCTGGCGGCGATCGACGCCTGGTCGGTGGTGTCGGTCGGCCTGCAGCAGCACGCCGAAACCGCGCGCGAGTTCACCCGGCTGGCCAACAGCGTGGAGATCGCGCCGCTGCAGATCCTGGCCGAGGCGCTGGAGCCGGCGCAGTACTACACCCGCCAGCACCTGAAGTTCAAGGCGGGCAATTATCATCAGTTCGAGCCGCTCAATCGCTTCGCCGACGCCCTGCCGCCGGAAAGCAACGCGGTGCGCGAGATGGGGCAGCAGGTGGCGGCGCTGTTGCGGGACAAGAACAACCGGGCGGCGGCGCAGGCGCTGCGCGAACGCCTGCTGCGCTGGCAGCTGAACGGCGCGCCGGCAAAAACGTCGATCGCCGGCAACCGGGTGATGCAGGCGTTGGCGCCGGTGGCGCAGGACGTCGGCGCGCTGTCGACGCTGGGGCTGATGCTGCTGGAGCGCTACCGGCAGGGCAAACCGCTGAGCGGCGCCGAGGCCGAACAGGCACAGCGGCAGCTGGATGCGGCGGCGCAGGTGCGCGACGAGGTGGTGATCGCGGCGGTGTATCCGCTGGAGGCGCTGCTGCGCGGCCTGCGGGCGGAATAA
- a CDS encoding proteasome-type protease codes for MTYCVAMRLSSGLVFASDSRTNAGVDHISTFRKLHVFQQDGERTLVLQSAGNLATTQSIISLLLRRSQDAERPSLLNAPSLYEAASLVGETVREVIQRDSEAQQSGSTTDFSCNLLLGGQIRGEEMRLFHIYPQGNFIEATRDTPYFQIGESKYGKPIIDRVLNYDTPLEQAMQCALISLDSTLRSNLSVGLPLDVMIYPRGSFSSAQQYRITEDHPHFSAIRKGWGEGLVSIFKQLPPLAL; via the coding sequence ATGACCTATTGTGTGGCCATGCGCTTGTCGTCCGGGCTGGTCTTTGCTTCCGATTCGCGCACCAACGCCGGGGTGGACCATATCTCCACCTTCCGCAAACTGCACGTGTTCCAGCAGGACGGCGAACGCACGCTGGTGCTGCAGAGCGCCGGCAATCTGGCGACCACCCAGAGCATCATCAGCCTGCTGCTGCGCCGCAGCCAGGACGCCGAGCGCCCCAGCCTGCTCAACGCGCCCAGCCTGTACGAAGCCGCCAGCCTGGTGGGCGAAACGGTGCGCGAAGTGATCCAGCGCGACAGCGAGGCGCAGCAGAGCGGCAGCACCACCGACTTCAGCTGCAACCTGCTGCTCGGCGGCCAGATCCGCGGCGAAGAGATGCGGCTGTTCCATATCTACCCGCAGGGCAACTTTATCGAAGCCACCCGCGACACCCCCTACTTCCAGATCGGCGAAAGCAAATACGGCAAGCCGATCATCGACCGGGTGCTGAACTACGACACCCCGCTGGAGCAGGCGATGCAGTGCGCGCTGATCTCGCTGGATTCGACCCTGCGCAGCAACCTGTCGGTCGGCCTGCCGCTCGACGTGATGATCTACCCGCGCGGCAGCTTCAGCAGCGCCCAGCAATACCGCATCACCGAAGATCACCCGCACTTCAGCGCCATCCGCAAAGGCTGGGGCGAAGGGCTGGTCAGCATTTTCAAACAGCTGCCGCCGCTGGCGCTTTAA
- a CDS encoding alpha-E domain-containing protein — protein sequence MLSRTASELYWMARYLERAESIARVLDVTNKLSMMPIRDGGDRDLQVPLDLTGTGQLYAAAYPELTMANLVSFFALDSRNHSSIYSCLQMGWNNAHAVRGSLSSEVWESINATWIEMKLIRRQGIGSVGADAFFDWVKERSHLFRGAMFGTLLRSDAMCFIRLGTLLERADGTARLLGVKNALMDGDGDPVREYYRMDTLLRAVSAREAYHSIYKQQLSRETIAELMILRNEIPRSLLACVGDMVQQLEQIGGDSANRPRRLAHTLHAELRFSSMKDLNRIGLNDWLDAFLGQVSGIAESIHHTYLEAQ from the coding sequence ATGCTGAGCCGCACCGCCAGTGAACTCTATTGGATGGCCCGCTATCTGGAGCGGGCGGAAAGCATCGCCCGGGTGCTCGACGTTACCAACAAGCTGTCGATGATGCCGATCCGCGACGGCGGCGATCGGGATCTGCAGGTGCCGCTCGATCTTACCGGCACCGGCCAGCTGTACGCCGCCGCCTACCCCGAGCTGACGATGGCCAACCTGGTGAGTTTCTTCGCCCTAGACAGCCGCAACCACAGCAGCATCTACAGCTGCCTGCAGATGGGCTGGAACAACGCCCACGCGGTGCGCGGCAGCCTGTCTTCCGAAGTCTGGGAGAGCATCAACGCCACCTGGATCGAGATGAAGCTGATCCGCCGCCAGGGCATCGGTTCGGTCGGCGCCGACGCCTTCTTCGACTGGGTGAAGGAGCGCTCGCACCTGTTCCGCGGCGCGATGTTCGGCACCCTGCTGCGCAGCGACGCCATGTGCTTTATTCGCCTCGGCACCCTGCTGGAGCGGGCCGACGGCACCGCCCGCCTGCTGGGGGTGAAGAACGCGCTGATGGACGGCGACGGCGACCCGGTGCGCGAATACTACCGCATGGACACGCTGCTGCGGGCGGTGAGCGCGCGCGAAGCCTATCACAGCATCTACAAGCAGCAGCTGAGCCGGGAAACCATCGCCGAGCTGATGATCCTGCGCAACGAGATCCCGCGCTCGCTGCTGGCCTGCGTCGGCGACATGGTGCAGCAGTTGGAGCAGATCGGCGGCGACAGCGCCAATCGGCCGCGCCGCCTGGCGCACACCCTGCACGCCGAGCTGCGCTTCAGCAGCATGAAGGATCTGAACCGGATCGGCCTGAACGACTGGCTGGACGCCTTCCTCGGGCAGGTCAGCGGCATTGCCGAAAGCATTCACCACACCTATCTGGAGGCGCAATGA
- a CDS encoding circularly permuted type 2 ATP-grasp protein: MLNINLSASPFFDEMLLAEGKHRGHYAAYWHWLQQADHQAVQRKREEAALLFHRVGITFNVYGEDDGAERLIPFDSVPRIIPAAEWAMLDRGIRQRVQALNAFLHDIYHQQHILKAGIIPAEQVLANDQYQPCMQGVDLHRNIYAHIVGVDMVRNSDGQYYVLEDNLRTPSGVSYMLENRKMMMRLYPELFARQRIAPVERYPSHLLQTLRESSPKNDPTVVVLTPGRFNSAYFEHSFLAQQMGVELVESADLFVKDGAVFMRTTAGPCKVDVIYRRVDDAFLDPLAFRPDSMLGVPGLLSVYRAGNVVLANAIGTGVADDKSIYPYVPDMVRFYLQEEPILNNVPTWQCRHPNELSYVLANLEQMVVKEVHGAGGYGMLIGPAASKDEIATFRALLQARPQNYIAQNTLALSTCPTFVNDGLAPRHIDLRPFALSGAEIRLVPGGLTRVALAEGSLVVNSSQGGGTKDTWVLEDDAC, from the coding sequence ATGCTGAATATCAATCTGTCCGCTTCACCGTTTTTTGATGAGATGCTTCTGGCTGAGGGGAAACACCGGGGCCATTACGCAGCTTACTGGCATTGGCTGCAGCAGGCCGACCACCAGGCCGTGCAACGCAAGCGGGAAGAGGCCGCGCTGCTGTTTCACCGGGTGGGCATTACCTTTAACGTCTATGGCGAAGACGACGGCGCCGAGCGGCTGATCCCGTTCGACAGCGTGCCGCGCATCATCCCGGCCGCCGAATGGGCGATGCTCGATCGCGGCATTCGCCAGCGCGTGCAGGCGCTGAACGCCTTCCTGCACGATATCTACCACCAGCAGCACATTCTGAAAGCCGGCATCATTCCGGCGGAGCAGGTGCTGGCCAACGATCAATATCAGCCCTGCATGCAGGGCGTCGATCTGCACCGCAATATCTATGCGCATATCGTCGGCGTGGACATGGTGCGCAACAGCGACGGCCAGTACTACGTGCTGGAGGACAACCTGCGCACCCCGTCCGGGGTTTCCTACATGCTGGAAAACCGCAAAATGATGATGCGGCTGTACCCCGAGCTGTTCGCCCGGCAGCGCATCGCGCCGGTGGAGCGCTACCCCTCGCACCTGCTGCAGACCCTGCGCGAAAGCTCGCCGAAAAACGATCCGACCGTGGTGGTGCTGACGCCCGGCCGCTTCAACAGCGCCTACTTCGAGCACAGCTTCCTGGCGCAGCAGATGGGGGTGGAGCTGGTGGAAAGCGCCGACCTGTTCGTCAAGGACGGCGCGGTGTTTATGCGCACCACCGCCGGGCCGTGCAAGGTCGACGTGATCTACCGCCGGGTGGACGACGCCTTCCTCGATCCGCTGGCGTTCCGCCCGGATTCGATGCTCGGCGTGCCGGGGCTGCTGTCGGTGTACCGCGCCGGCAACGTGGTGCTGGCCAACGCCATCGGCACCGGGGTGGCCGACGACAAGTCGATCTACCCCTATGTGCCGGACATGGTGCGTTTCTATCTGCAGGAAGAGCCGATCCTCAACAACGTGCCGACCTGGCAGTGCCGGCACCCGAACGAGCTGTCGTACGTGCTGGCCAACCTGGAGCAGATGGTGGTGAAAGAGGTGCACGGCGCCGGCGGCTACGGCATGCTGATCGGCCCGGCGGCCAGCAAGGACGAGATCGCCACCTTCCGCGCGCTGCTGCAGGCCCGGCCGCAGAACTACATCGCGCAAAACACCCTGGCGCTCTCCACCTGCCCGACCTTCGTCAACGACGGCCTGGCGCCGCGCCATATCGACCTGCGGCCGTTCGCCCTGAGCGGCGCGGAGATCCGCCTGGTGCCCGGCGGCCTGACCCGGGTGGCGCTGGCGGAAGGTTCGCTGGTGGTGAACTCGTCGCAGGGCGGCGGCACCAAGGACACCTGGGTATTGGAGGACGACGCATGCTGA
- a CDS encoding transglutaminase family protein, whose amino-acid sequence MKLNIEHSTHYRYAQQVQRSTQYLRLTPQNSRHQRILSWQLTLPEHAVRTTDAFGNVLHVLTLDEPHQAITIQAQGVVEIEDDVDDLALGHLSPLVFLRYSPLTQPDAAIQAFALRYHQPQAVLAGLERLMGELLLKMPYSPGATQVTDSAVDAFATGSGVCQDHTHVFLACCRSLNIPARYVSGYLYSEDSTHVATHAWAEAWVEDRWHSFDITNNTRLPNQHLKLAVGIDYLDACPVRGMRLGGGCEDMRTVAAVQMMPAGQ is encoded by the coding sequence ATGAAACTGAACATTGAGCACAGCACCCATTACCGCTACGCGCAGCAGGTGCAGCGCAGCACCCAATACCTGCGGCTGACGCCGCAGAATTCCCGGCACCAGCGCATTCTCTCCTGGCAGCTGACGCTGCCGGAGCACGCGGTGCGCACCACCGACGCCTTCGGCAACGTGCTGCACGTGCTGACGCTCGACGAGCCGCATCAGGCGATCACCATTCAGGCGCAGGGGGTGGTGGAAATCGAAGACGACGTCGACGATCTGGCGCTGGGCCATCTGTCGCCGCTGGTGTTCCTGCGCTACAGCCCGCTGACCCAGCCCGACGCCGCCATCCAGGCCTTCGCCCTGCGCTACCACCAGCCGCAGGCGGTGCTGGCCGGGTTGGAACGGCTGATGGGCGAGCTGCTGCTGAAAATGCCCTACAGCCCGGGCGCCACCCAGGTGACCGACAGCGCCGTCGACGCCTTCGCCACCGGCAGCGGGGTCTGCCAGGATCATACCCACGTATTTCTGGCCTGCTGCCGCAGCCTGAACATTCCGGCGCGCTACGTCAGCGGCTATCTGTACAGCGAAGACTCCACCCACGTCGCCACCCACGCCTGGGCGGAGGCCTGGGTGGAAGACCGCTGGCACAGCTTCGACATTACCAACAACACCCGCCTGCCGAATCAGCACCTCAAACTGGCGGTGGGCATCGATTACCTGGACGCCTGCCCGGTGCGCGGCATGCGGCTGGGCGGCGGCTGCGAGGACATGCGCACCGTCGCCGCGGTGCAGATGATGCCGGCCGGCCAGTAG